The following nucleotide sequence is from Anaerolineales bacterium.
CGCTTAAATACCTGGCTGCAAGAGCATTCATAGATAGCATACTCATCGGTCTTGCCATCCACCGCGAACAGCATCATGCCTCCGTCTCGATCATTCAGCGCAAGGCTTTCTTCAACATCCATCAAGGTCTCGCAGGTTTCGAGCATGTCGGTCAACAATACGAAAGCCGGCATATGAGGTTTGCCAACTCGAGGCTTATCTTCGGCTAATAAAAAATTATAATGAAGCCACAGCCGCTCCTGGTTGATTCCGGTAGGGGTAACTACATCTCCTTCCATGCAAAAATTAATCGTGGGGATGCGTTCTGCCACCTCTTGGATGGTCAGATACCCCCACAGTTCAGGCACATTGATGTCATTGTTGCGACCAACCCAGGCATGCCCATCCAATGTACAGATGAACGCGCTGCACCGTAGATCCAGGAATTCATCCAGGTAGGCCCATTCCGCAATGGTCTGCAGCGGTAAGTGGGCGCCTTCTGCCAATCCATAGTATTCCTCCTGGAAGCGGGGCGGTAAGCCGGTCAGCCAGGTTAAAGCCCCCGTCTTAAGTTTTTCAATATTAGACATGCTAGGATTTTCCGGTCGTTTTTGCAGGTAGGTGTGGATATTTTGCTCCAGCCTGGCCCCTAGCGCCTGCCCCTTGGCAACCCCGATCTCATAGGCAGTACCCTTGAAATGACGTGTACGGGTGTCTGCGTTCATTCGTGGAGTTTCTTCCATAGGCGTACCTCTCCTTCCTGTAGCACGTGATAGGTTATTTCCTGCTTTATTTTTCCCATATCAACCTCAAAGGTGCTGCTCTGCGAGGCATGGGCGGCGATCGTGCAGCTCGCCTGCAAAGGCTGATAGATCGCCTTGCGGTGCTTTTACTGCGCACACCGTCCATATGCTCACGGGTTACCAGCCTTCACCTGCTCCCATGCGAGCCTACCGCACGAGAAGGCCACATCGTCAGAATGGGGAGAAGGTAAATCCAATGCACCTCATCATTGTACCGCACGAAGTCAGCATGGTATCCGTGCGGAACCTGCCTTGATTGCCATTTTACAAACTTGGTGTTATCATCTACCCGCACCAGGTATAGCTCATGACATCTGATCCATTTGCTCGCTCCCGATTGCGCAAGGTTTTAGTTGTCGTGATTCTCGCCACCATTCCATGTTATTGTACTGGCCTGGTAGCCGTGTTGCTTGCCCCAGGGTATCTCATCCGCTCTCCTGGCACCCCTACTCCTTCGCCAACCTGGACTCCCCTGGTGAGTTTAACCCCCACCATCAACTTTACCACCCTGCCGTTCGTGACCATCACCTCCGGGCCCAGCCCAACGCTGACAACCTCGGGGACAGTCACCTCCACTCCGACCATTACGCCAACACCCACGGTGACGGTGACGCCAACACCTTCCAATACACCATTCCTGCCGCCCACTTTCACCAAGACACCCAATTATTCTCCTACTTTCACGCGTACACCCACCCCAACCCGTACGCCTACCCCAAACACTAGCAGTACAGACTCCACCAATCCCTTAAAATTCCCTTCAACCACTCCTGGGCCTTCATCCAACAACTAAATCCCTCATCAACGATTACCTTGCCATTCAAACCAGATTACAGGCTGCAATATGACAGAATTACTCTCCTTGTTAACCGAATTAATCTCTGCACCAGGCATCAGTGGAAATGAAGGCGGCGTACGCCCACTTATCGAAAAAGCCTGGGCTCCGCTAACCGACCAGCTGACCGTCAGCAAGCTGGGAAGCCTGCATGGCTTGCAGAATGGCACCGGCGCCGCACCCCGCCCGAGTATCATTGTAGCCACCCATATGGATGCGATCGGCCTGATGGTGAATGCCATCGTCGATGGCTTCCTACGGGTCACCTCCATCGGGGGGATCGATGCGCGGATGTTGCCCGGGCAGATGGTGACCGTGCATGGACGCCAGGACTTGCCCGGCTTAATTATGGCTACCCCTGCCCGGCTTATGCCATCTTCGATCAAGCCCGGGGTGATACCCATGGAATACCTGCTGGTCGATGTAGGTTTGCTCCCCGACGAAGTTAGCAGCCTGGTGCGGGTGGGAGACACGGTTTCATTTGCCCAGGAGCCATTCGAAACTGGCGGTGAGACATTGACGGGCCATACCCTTGACAATCGGGCTTCGGTGGCGGCATTAACCCATTGCCTCGAGCTGCTGCGCGCCAGGCCCCACGTCTGGGATGTATGGGCAGTGGCTACTGTGCTGGAGGAAATCTCCTATGGAGGAGCGATTACATCAGCATTTCAGTTGCACCCCAGCCTGTGCATGACCATCGATGTGACCTTTGGTAGTGAGCCTGGCAGCCCCAGCCACCTGACCTTTCCATTGGGGAAGGGACCTACCCTTGGCTGGGGGCCGGTCGTGCATCCTTACCTGCATAAAACCATGAAAGAGCTTGCTCAACACTTAGAGATTCCAGTTGCTACCGAGCCGACCTCCCGCTATACGGGCACCGATGCGGACGCCATGGTCATGTCCGCGGAAGGTATCCCAAACCTGGTGATCGGCATCCCATTGCGCTATATGCACACACCGGTCGAGATGGTGGCATTAAAGGATATCAGCCGTGCTGGGCGACTGGCAGCGGAGTTTGTTGCTCAATTAGATGAAGAGTTCATGCAAAAACTGACCTGGGAAGATTAATTATGGCCGACATAACGCGCGACACGTATTCTCCCCGGATTGGGGATGAGCAAATTACTCTCCTGGAACGCCTGTCGAATGCCTGTGCAGTATCGGGCGATGAGGGGGAGGTACGTAAGATTGTGCTTAGCGAAGTTAAACCTCATGCCGATGAGGTCAAGGTCGACGCCTTGGGAAACGTGCTTGCCACCAAATACGGTTCTGGGGAGGGTCGCCTGCGCGTGATGCTGGCTGCTCACATGGATGAAGTGGGTTTCATGCTTACCCACAGCATGGGGGATGGCATCTACCGCTTTGAGGTGGTGGGGGGCATCTCTGCCTCTGACATGGCTGGTAAGGCGGTTTGGATCGGCAGGGAGCATATCCCTGGCGTGATCGGCATTACCCCAGTGCATCTCATGCATGATAGTGATCCGCAAAAGCCGGTTGATGCACAGGAGCTGCACATCGATGTGGGGACCGAGGTGGGCAAGGAGAAAGTGGGCGATCGTGCAACCTTTGCCACCAGGTTCACCCGGCTTGGTCCTAGCTTGCGTGGGAAAGCCCTGGATGACCGCCTGGGGGTAGCGTCGCTGATCGCGCTTGTCAAACACGCCCCGCCCAACATTGACCTGCTGGCCGCTTTCACCGTGCAGGAAGAGACTTCCCATTATGGTGCACGCGTGTCTGCTTATGCTCTCAACCCCCAGCTGGCGTTCATCCTGGAATCCACCCCGGCATTCGACCTGCCCGCCTGGGAGCTTGACGAAAACGACCGTTATAACACCAGGCTGGGGGCTGGGCCAGCAATATACGTGGCTGATTCCGCCACGCTGTACGATCCGCGGTTGATCCGTTACGTGACAGAAATTGCTGAAACCCATGGTATCCCTTACCAGATACGCCAGCCAGGCGGTGGCTCAACGGATGCCGCCGTGGTCCACAAGCAGCGCCTGGGGATTCCCAGCCTCGCCATCTCCGTTCCTGGCCGTAACCACCACAGCACCGCTGCCCTGGCGCGCCTGTCAGATTGGCAGCACACCTTCGATTTGGTATTTACGTTATTGTCCGTTCTGACCCCCGCCATTCTGGCCAGTGAGCGCTAAGCCTAGTGCTAAGCCTAGTGCGAAGCCTAGTGCTGAGCCTGCGGATAGGCTGGGTTATGTTTTAGAATTTTGCTTATTATGAATGATGATGTAGGAGAGCGCATGAAACCATTGATCCAAAAACTTGTTGAAACCCAGGGACCATCTGGATATGAAACCTCCATCCGTTCGGTCGTGCGGGCTGAAGTGGAGCCATTTGCTGATGAGGTGCGCGTGGATGCCCTGGGTAATTTGATCGCCCAGAAGGGCACCGCCAAGGCGGGTGGGCTAAAGATCATGCTGGCTGCCCACATCGACGAAATCGGGGTCATGGTCACTCAGGTGGATACCAATGGATTTGTCCGCTTCACCACCCTGGGCGGCGTGCGGGCTTACACGTGCGTGGGTGGCCGGGTGAGATTTTTAAATGGCGCAGCGGGCGTCATCCACATGGAACCCCTTGAAGATATGACCAGGGTGCCAACCTTCGAGCAGTTATATATCGATCTAGGTTGTTCCAGCCGTGACGAAACGCCGGTGCGCGTTGGTGACGTCGGGACGTTCGACCGCCCCTTCCTCGACCTGGGACAGCGCTTGGTGGCAAAATCGATGGATGACCGGATTGGGGCAGCCGTCCTGATTGAAACCTTGCGCCAGCTTCGCGATACACCTCACCAGCTGTACTTTGTCTTTAGCACCCAGGAGGAAGTCGGCGTACGTGGAGCGACGGCCGCCGCCTATGGGCTGGACCCTGATCTTGGCCTGGCTGTCGATGTGACTGCTACCGGCGATACCCCTCGCCGCACGAAAGTGCGTATGGAGGTCAGCCTGGGCAAGGGACCGGCCATTAAAGTACGCGACGGTGGTATGCTCGCCGATCGGCGGGTGGTGGATTGGATGATTAAGGGCGCCGAAAAGCGGGGCTTGCCCTATCAGATGGAAATTTTGGAAGGAGGTTCCACCGATGCGCGCGCCATGCAGCTGGCTCGGGCGGGTGTGCCGGCCGGATGCCTGTCCATCCCCTGCCGATATGTGCACTCGCCGTCAGAGATGGTGGACTTCGCGGATGTCGAGAACGCTGTCAGGCTGCTGGTTGAGTTGCTCAGCCAGCCCGTGCAGCTGTAAGTTATTTTATTAACCTGAATGAAGCTACATTATATTCGCTTCCTGGCTATGCTGGCGTTGGCAGCCCTGGTGGGCTGTACTGCCCTGCCCATCAGCCTGAGAGGTGGGCTCCAGGGTACTCAGGCGGATGGGGTGAGCACACCCACACCTGACCTGGGTTTTGAGACCGTGTATACACCCACGCCTTCTACTGCTTCGCCAGGCCAGACTGAGCCTTCCCCTGCCACTGGGACGACCTTGCGCCTGTGGGTACCGCCCGCATTTGACCCGGCTGGGACCAGTCAACAAAGCAAGTTAATGAAGGATCGCCTGGATCAATTTACCAGCGAGAACCCGGAGGTAAAACTGGAGCTGCGGGTCAAAGACCTGGAGGGAGCAGGCGGAATGCTCGAATCCCTGGTAACGGCCAACGTGGCTGCGCCGCTCACCCTGCCCGATCTGGTCCTTCTGCCACGCCCCTTGCTCGAATCGGCCACGCTTAAAGGCTTGCTTAGCCCCTATGATGCTATGACAGATGTGATGGACACCGAAAGCTGGTATGAATATGCCCACCAGCTTGCCCGCGTCCAGTCTGGCACGTATTGCATCCCCTTTGCCGGTGACACGATATTGCTGGCTTACCATCCTTCCATGCGCGAAACCTCACCAGCCAGCCTGGAAGATACCCTCGCGCTGGGTGAAGTATTCCTCTTTCCGGCTACAGATCCTCAAGCCGCCTTTACGCTCAATACTTATCTGGCGGATGGTGGTACTTTACAGGATGATCAGGGCCGGCCCGTCGTGGATGAAACCGTCTTAACCAGTGTGCTCGATAATTACCAACGCCTCACTCAGGCTGGGGTTATGCCATACTGGTTGACCCAATTTTCCACCGATGAGCAGGTCTGGGAATCCTTCTTGAGTACCCCTTATCCCGCTGTGGCAACCTGGGCTTCATCTTACCTGAAGCATCTGCAAGCAGGGGAAGGTGATTTGGCCGTAGCTCCATTGCCCACCTTGGATGGTAGCCGCTTTAGCCTCGCCTCTGGTTGGTGCTGGGCACTGGCAGGCCAAAACGCCGATAAACAGGTCCTGGCAGCCAAATTATCGGAGTATCTGGTGGACGAGAAATTCATGGGCGCCTTGACCTCTGCAGCTGGCTATCTGCCTCCCCGGAAGGATGCTTTGCAAAGCTGGCCGGACGTGGAGCTACGCCAGGTGATGGACACGATCTCTTCGTCTGCCCAGCTGCTTCCCCCGGTGGATCTGCTTGCGAGTATTGGCCCAGCCCTGGAACAGGCAGTGGTGGATATTTTGAAAGCTCAAACCGATCCGCAAACCGCCGCTGAAACCGCAGTGCGCCAGATCAACCAGCCATAAAGACTCAGGCTGGCCTAATCTGTGCAACTTGACGCATAGTTATTGCGATGTTATCATGCAGACCTATAGAGGTACATTCCTTTGAACCGTAGCTTCCGGTAAAATCACCGGAGGCAACCTCGGAATATAAAAATGCCAAAAGATCCATATCTCGACGAATTTCCAGCCGCCGAGGGTGAGGGGAAGTCGAAAGCGACCTCCTCAGGGAATAGAGAATCCAAAGAAAGCTGGTTAAACTTTATTGGGGGTAGATTGTCGCATGCTGGCCTGGGTGATACAGTTTATCGCCTGGGAACAGCCTTTTTAACCATTGCGATGATTCTGTTGGCAGTGGTGGGGATGCGCATTTTTTACCTGCATTTTCAAACAACGGACAGCATGCAACCGCAGCTGGCCGCCCAGGCAGCTGAAGCACCTACTCCAACACCCACAGCCGTGCCGGCTGTTCTGCCATCCTACACCAAAGAGTGGGCAGGGTTTGAACGCGGGATTTACCGCCTGGCCATGCTGCATACCACCATCCCATCCCGTCCCCGCACTGAGATTATCACCTACACCGTTCAGAAGGAAGATAATATCTTTAAAATTGCCGATATGTTCGGGCTAAAACCAGAGACCATCCTGTGGGGCAACCTATACACCCTGGCGGATAACCCTGAGCTGATCTATGAGGGCACGGTATTGAATATCATGCCCACTAATGGTACCTACCATCGCTGGTCAGCCGGTGAGGGCTTGAACGGTGTGGCGCACGGCTATAATGTCACCCCTGATGTGATCATCAGCTGGCCTGACAACCATCTTGACCCGGCGACGCTCGGTGATTACTCTAACCCGAACATCGAGGCGGGCACCATGCTCTTTGTGCCTGGAGGTACGCGCGACTTCGTCACCTGGAGCGCCCCGCGCATCTCGCGCAGCAACCCAGGTGTGGCCAAGATCCTTGGGCCGGGCTCATGTGGCACGATCGTGGATGGGGCGGTTGGCACGGGTGCATTCATCTGGCCGGCCAACAACCATAGCCTTTCGGGATATGATTACTCTCCTTCCACCAACCACTTTGGCATCGATATTGGTGGTGGGTTGGGTGACGCAATCTATGCTGCCGACAATGGCGTGGTGGTGTATGCTGGTTGGAATAACTGGGGTTACGGCAATGTGATCGTCATTGACCATGACGGCGGGTGGCAGACCCTGTATGCCCACCTCAGCTCACTGAACGTGGGCTGCGGCCAGAGCGTTTACCAGGGTGACGTGATCGGGGCCTTTGGTAGCACGGGCAATTCATCCGGTCCGCACCTGCACTTTGAGATGCTCAACGAGAGCTACGGCAAGGTCAACCCCTGGAACTTCCTGCCATAAATCGATAAAGATTAACCACAACGGACTCAAAGGACCGCACGCAAGGCGTGCAGGTGACCACGAAGGAAATTGCAAACTTCCTTCGTGTTTTATTTACTTACGATATCTTCACTCAAAGAAACAAATTAAGTTTTCTACTTTCTTTCCTAATCATGGTTGGACGCTAAACGCGAATATTGACCAATCTGCGAAATTTATGTAATTCGTGTAATCTGTGGTCACATCCCGTGCTGACGGGCGTGCTGGCGGTATTGGCAGTAGGCACACTTCTCGTTGGGTGGCGGAGGCTCAGGCAGCTCGAGCAGTGTGACGACCTGGTCGATAAAACTCAAGAAACCAGCCTCACGGTAGGGGATCTCCAGCCAGGTGGAGGTGAAATGGAAATTAATCTCTTCCGAGGTTTCATTAAACGTCGCATGGGGTGCTTCGATGAGCAGCCCCAACCGGGAGATTGGGCTCAGCCACAGTTTCTCGGGGGCGGGGTGCTCTAGCGCATAAGCGTAAGCGTGCAGCTGCCGGCTGTAGAAGGGAATTTGTGACGCTTTCGGTTCGGAGGTCTTAAAATCGACGACACCATAAGAGCCATCCTCAAAGCTAAGCATGGCATCCGTCTTCCCCCTCAGGAATACACTCAAGCTGTGGCCAGGCAGGCTGATGGGTTTAGACTCGACCCATTTCTCCGACACGCTGATGATCCCGGCTGGCATGGATGGATCGATCTCCGCCGCTGGGTGGCCGGCGAAGTGAGCTTTCATCAAGCGGTCGATGGCACCGAAGACGGCCGGGAAAGGGGCGGCAGGCCGGTTGATGCCGTGGATGTGTTTGAGGTAAAAGCAGCGTGGGCATTCATCCCACAGGAAGGTTAGCTCGGATGGGCTGAGTTTGATGGGTGTAGCAGGCATAGGTTCCTCCCCTTAGGTCTGGCTGGTGAAATCGACGGGTGCGCCTCGTTTGATCACTGCCTTTACCAGGTTGGTGGCGAAGCGGTAACCCAGCTGGCGGTAATCGCTGACGTTCAGGATGATCAGGTCAGCCTGTTTGCCTGGCTCGATGGAGCCAATCATGTTCGCCCGGCCGATGGCGGCTGCAGCATTGAGCGTAGCGGCAACTATTGCCTGGGCTGGGGTCAGGCGCAGGTAGCGGCAGGCCAGGGCAATGGTGAACTGCATGTCGCCACCCCAGGCCGTGCCGGG
It contains:
- a CDS encoding aminopeptidase, whose protein sequence is MTELLSLLTELISAPGISGNEGGVRPLIEKAWAPLTDQLTVSKLGSLHGLQNGTGAAPRPSIIVATHMDAIGLMVNAIVDGFLRVTSIGGIDARMLPGQMVTVHGRQDLPGLIMATPARLMPSSIKPGVIPMEYLLVDVGLLPDEVSSLVRVGDTVSFAQEPFETGGETLTGHTLDNRASVAALTHCLELLRARPHVWDVWAVATVLEEISYGGAITSAFQLHPSLCMTIDVTFGSEPGSPSHLTFPLGKGPTLGWGPVVHPYLHKTMKELAQHLEIPVATEPTSRYTGTDADAMVMSAEGIPNLVIGIPLRYMHTPVEMVALKDISRAGRLAAEFVAQLDEEFMQKLTWED
- a CDS encoding aminopeptidase, with translation MKPLIQKLVETQGPSGYETSIRSVVRAEVEPFADEVRVDALGNLIAQKGTAKAGGLKIMLAAHIDEIGVMVTQVDTNGFVRFTTLGGVRAYTCVGGRVRFLNGAAGVIHMEPLEDMTRVPTFEQLYIDLGCSSRDETPVRVGDVGTFDRPFLDLGQRLVAKSMDDRIGAAVLIETLRQLRDTPHQLYFVFSTQEEVGVRGATAAAYGLDPDLGLAVDVTATGDTPRRTKVRMEVSLGKGPAIKVRDGGMLADRRVVDWMIKGAEKRGLPYQMEILEGGSTDARAMQLARAGVPAGCLSIPCRYVHSPSEMVDFADVENAVRLLVELLSQPVQL